A part of bacterium genomic DNA contains:
- a CDS encoding DUF6265 family protein, translating into MPARRSGNMTASFQMLRNVILMLLAVACGLPGFVSAQSQAPKLKDFEWLLGTWKRQSAKSITYESWRKLSERTFEGEGVRRSKATGDSMLVEALVLAEMRGEIFYLAKVAENRLPVAFRLTSLEGGRAVFENPEHDFPQRITYILNADGSLLVITAGKEGGQGEAKQIEFSFQKLE; encoded by the coding sequence ATGCCGGCAAGACGCAGTGGCAACATGACCGCGAGTTTTCAAATGCTGCGAAATGTGATACTCATGCTGTTGGCGGTGGCGTGTGGACTGCCGGGCTTTGTTTCGGCACAGTCGCAGGCGCCCAAACTAAAGGATTTCGAGTGGCTGCTGGGCACCTGGAAACGCCAATCAGCCAAGAGTATCACTTATGAAAGCTGGCGCAAACTGAGCGAGAGAACGTTTGAAGGCGAGGGCGTGCGCCGTTCCAAGGCCACCGGCGACAGCATGCTGGTCGAGGCGCTGGTGCTGGCGGAAATGCGGGGCGAGATCTTCTACCTCGCGAAAGTGGCGGAGAATCGCTTGCCCGTGGCGTTCCGGCTCACTTCACTCGAGGGCGGCCGCGCGGTTTTTGAAAATCCCGAGCATGATTTTCCGCAGCGCATCACTTATATCCTCAATGCCGATGGTTCACTGCTGGTCATCACTGCGGGCAAAGAGGGTGGTCAGGGTGAAGCGAAGCAGATCGAATTCTCGTTTCAGAAGCTTGAGTGA
- a CDS encoding extracellular solute-binding protein: MMQNSGNHFRSAAAARAPAESQPRRSLLTRLVRLGCLALLCALPTTAADQPKQITIWGLSPHTDDLGLVRVLERYAAGQPGIALKIVTAGKAEVATEGSGFSQKFMTALAAGKTPDLVFLDRFTLAGWAARGALLPLDDYVANSTVNPADFYTAPRAECTFDGRLYGIPYGTDARAFFWNKKLFRAAGLDPERPPRDWEELIVYAQRLTKYNAQGQAEQLGFAPILGNSWLYLYGWLNGARFLSEDGRRVLLDSPEVREALVYIKRLYDALGGRRDVVDPFERGYGRDATDPFLIGKLAMRIDGNWYLNKLARLAPDFELGVAPPPAPPGKPTTTWSGGFAWVIPTKSKHPDETWRLIEYLVSPAGLLAEGEEQSRVNAETGNALYVPKLIAHKAANEERLRAFPIPVPALQRAQEVFVELLNVSHFRPVTPVGQQLWDEHVRATDLATYGALTPEQALRESAQQVQKAVDAFYADETRPVVPLQWSFALAAVLLLTGLAVLLWHLRRLRQASPRAWLEARTGLIFALPWVIGFLVLMFWPTLTSLLLSLTEYDVLSLPRWVGFKNFVAMFSGQDMMFWRSLGNTLYLAAFGVPLSLITGLSIALLVNQTGRSVRWYRTILYLPAIVPAVAVAIVWMFLLNPQNGLINFVLAQAGMASINWLGDPRYTKVAVIMMLLWGAGGSMVIWLAGLKSIPPSLYEAARIDGAGTVGRFFRITLPLLSPYVFFNLIMSLIAYFQIFTQPYLLDARGGPEDSLRMYVFYLFDNAFKYFKMGYASAMAWILFLIILVLTLVNFKLAPKWVYYADE, translated from the coding sequence ATGATGCAAAACTCCGGCAACCACTTTCGCTCGGCTGCGGCGGCACGCGCCCCGGCTGAATCCCAGCCACGCCGATCCTTGCTCACCAGGCTGGTACGCTTGGGCTGCTTGGCGCTGCTGTGCGCACTGCCGACAACCGCCGCAGACCAACCCAAACAGATCACGATTTGGGGACTCTCGCCGCACACGGATGATCTTGGCCTGGTGCGGGTCTTGGAACGATATGCTGCCGGCCAACCCGGGATCGCCTTGAAAATCGTCACGGCGGGCAAAGCGGAAGTTGCGACCGAGGGCAGCGGCTTCAGCCAGAAATTCATGACCGCGCTGGCCGCCGGCAAAACACCTGATTTGGTTTTTCTCGATCGTTTCACGCTGGCAGGCTGGGCGGCGCGCGGCGCGCTGCTGCCGTTGGATGATTACGTCGCCAACTCCACTGTCAATCCTGCTGACTTTTACACCGCGCCACGGGCGGAATGCACTTTCGACGGCCGGCTGTACGGCATTCCTTATGGCACTGACGCCCGCGCCTTTTTTTGGAACAAGAAGCTGTTTCGCGCCGCCGGCCTGGATCCGGAACGGCCGCCGCGCGACTGGGAGGAACTCATCGTCTATGCGCAACGCCTGACGAAATACAATGCCCAGGGCCAGGCCGAACAACTCGGATTCGCGCCGATTCTCGGCAATTCCTGGCTCTATCTCTACGGCTGGCTCAACGGCGCCCGCTTTCTGAGCGAAGATGGCCGCCGCGTGCTGCTCGACAGTCCGGAAGTGCGCGAGGCGCTCGTTTACATCAAACGCCTCTATGATGCTTTGGGCGGACGCCGCGACGTGGTGGATCCGTTCGAGCGCGGTTATGGTCGCGACGCGACCGATCCTTTCCTCATCGGCAAGTTGGCAATGCGCATCGACGGCAATTGGTATCTCAACAAACTCGCGCGCCTGGCGCCGGATTTCGAGCTGGGCGTGGCTCCGCCGCCCGCACCGCCAGGCAAGCCGACGACCACATGGTCGGGCGGCTTTGCCTGGGTCATTCCAACCAAAAGCAAGCATCCCGATGAAACCTGGCGCCTCATCGAGTATCTGGTCTCACCAGCCGGCTTGCTTGCCGAGGGCGAGGAACAAAGCCGGGTGAATGCCGAGACCGGCAACGCCCTCTACGTCCCCAAACTGATCGCGCACAAAGCTGCGAATGAAGAGCGGCTGCGCGCCTTTCCGATTCCCGTGCCGGCTCTGCAGCGCGCGCAGGAAGTCTTCGTTGAGCTGTTGAACGTCTCGCATTTTCGGCCGGTGACGCCGGTGGGCCAGCAGTTGTGGGATGAGCATGTGCGCGCCACCGATCTGGCGACTTACGGCGCGCTCACGCCGGAGCAGGCGCTGCGCGAGAGCGCACAACAGGTACAAAAAGCCGTGGATGCTTTCTACGCCGATGAAACGCGGCCCGTCGTGCCGCTGCAATGGAGTTTCGCGCTGGCCGCGGTGCTGCTGCTGACCGGGCTGGCCGTGCTCCTCTGGCACTTGCGGCGGCTGCGTCAAGCCTCGCCGCGCGCCTGGCTGGAGGCCAGAACCGGTTTGATCTTCGCATTGCCGTGGGTCATCGGCTTTCTCGTGCTCATGTTCTGGCCGACGCTGACTTCCCTCCTGCTCAGTCTCACCGAATACGATGTGCTCTCGCTGCCGCGCTGGGTGGGATTCAAAAACTTTGTCGCGATGTTCAGCGGCCAGGACATGATGTTTTGGAGAAGCCTGGGCAACACGCTCTATCTTGCCGCCTTCGGTGTGCCGCTGAGTTTGATCACCGGCCTGAGCATCGCACTGCTGGTCAATCAAACCGGCCGCAGCGTGCGCTGGTATCGCACCATTCTCTATCTGCCCGCGATCGTGCCCGCGGTGGCAGTGGCGATCGTGTGGATGTTTCTGCTTAATCCGCAAAACGGGCTGATCAATTTCGTGCTGGCCCAGGCGGGCATGGCTTCGATCAACTGGCTGGGCGATCCCCGCTACACCAAAGTTGCGGTCATCATGATGCTGCTGTGGGGCGCGGGCGGCTCGATGGTGATTTGGCTTGCCGGCCTGAAGAGCATCCCACCCTCGCTCTACGAGGCGGCGCGCATCGATGGCGCGGGCACGGTGGGCCGCTTCTTCCGCATCACTCTGCCCCTGCTCAGCCCTTATGTCTTCTTCAATTTGATCATGAGCCTGATCGCCTATTTTCAAATCTTCACGCAGCCCTACTTGCTGGACGCGCGCGGCGGCCCGGAGGATTCCCTGCGCATGTATGTCTTCTATCTGTTCGACAATGCTTTCAAATATTTCAAAATGGGTTACGCCAGCGCGATGGCGTGGATTCTCTTTCTCATCATTCTCGTCCTCACGCTGGTCAATTTCAAGCTGGCGCCGAAATGGGTTTACTATGCCGATGAATGA
- a CDS encoding alpha/beta hydrolase, which translates to MLPLFAAWGQAADAPEDSAFPAYCLPHTEVRSLHSAVTEIDYTLYVSLPRQYAGTNKAYPVVFVLDADYAFALAHNIIEHLVDRRNLPEMMVVGIAYAGASQVLPVYRHNRTRDYTPTHTLDGGYGPEFQKFSGGGEQFRRFIVTELIPFIAAQYRVKPNDRTLVGHSYGGLFATYLLLTNPEAFQRYIIVSPSYWYDHRVIFTFEAQAATGRQQLPARVFLAVGSQENPIMAQDLEQFATVLASRKYQGLQMSSRIFPDENHNSVFPAALTRGLRVVFEGETP; encoded by the coding sequence TTGTTGCCGCTCTTTGCCGCGTGGGGGCAGGCTGCCGACGCGCCGGAGGATTCCGCTTTCCCGGCTTATTGCCTGCCTCATACCGAAGTGCGATCATTGCATTCCGCCGTCACTGAAATTGACTACACCCTGTACGTGAGCTTGCCGCGGCAGTATGCCGGGACGAACAAAGCATATCCCGTCGTCTTCGTGTTGGATGCGGATTACGCCTTCGCGCTGGCGCACAATATCATCGAACATCTGGTTGACCGGCGGAATCTGCCGGAGATGATGGTGGTGGGCATTGCCTATGCCGGCGCGAGCCAGGTCCTGCCCGTATACCGTCACAACCGCACGCGCGATTACACGCCCACGCACACACTGGACGGCGGCTATGGCCCGGAATTTCAGAAATTCTCCGGCGGCGGGGAGCAATTCCGCCGGTTCATTGTGACCGAACTGATTCCGTTCATCGCGGCGCAGTATCGCGTCAAGCCCAACGACCGCACCCTCGTCGGCCATTCCTATGGCGGCTTGTTTGCCACTTACCTGCTGCTGACGAATCCGGAGGCCTTTCAGAGATACATCATCGTCAGCCCATCGTACTGGTATGACCACCGCGTCATCTTCACGTTCGAGGCGCAAGCGGCCACGGGCCGGCAGCAGCTACCGGCGCGCGTATTTTTGGCGGTGGGCAGCCAGGAGAATCCCATCATGGCGCAAGATCTGGAGCAATTCGCCACCGTGCTGGCTTCCCGAAAATATCAGGGACTGCAAATGAGCAGCCGAATTTTCCCGGACGAGAATCACAACAGCGTTTTTCCTGCGGCATTGACCCGGGGATTGCGTGTGGTGTTCGAGGGTGAAACTCCCTAG
- a CDS encoding carbohydrate ABC transporter permease, with the protein MNDRRLAPAGGRAAGWQQRLQQFIQRRVLYHLVLCATSLLFALPIIWLIATSFKTDAQVVSSDTLAEFFVPNPVAWDNYGRAMARIPLWRYLGNTILVTSLSILGTALASSLVAFAFARYRWPGREAMFLLLLSTMMLPPQVTMVPVYLIFAKLGLVDTLTPLWLPSLFGTAFYIFLLRQFFKGLPRELFEAAEIDGASSWRTYFTIALPLVRPALIAVIILQFMASWNDFLNPLIYLQDQALYTLSLGLQAFSSRYGETEWGPLTAASLLMIIPVFTLFFTAQKYFIQGIALAGMKE; encoded by the coding sequence ATGAATGATCGACGACTTGCACCGGCAGGCGGCCGCGCTGCCGGCTGGCAGCAGCGGTTGCAACAGTTCATCCAGCGCCGGGTGTTGTATCACCTGGTGCTGTGCGCCACCTCGCTGCTCTTTGCCCTGCCCATCATCTGGCTGATCGCGACCTCGTTCAAGACGGATGCCCAGGTAGTCAGCTCGGATACGTTAGCGGAGTTCTTCGTGCCGAATCCCGTGGCCTGGGACAACTACGGCCGCGCCATGGCGCGCATCCCGCTGTGGCGTTATCTCGGCAACACTATACTGGTCACCAGCCTTTCCATTTTGGGGACGGCGCTGGCCAGCTCGCTGGTGGCGTTTGCCTTTGCCCGCTATCGCTGGCCGGGCCGCGAAGCCATGTTTCTGCTGCTGCTCAGCACCATGATGTTGCCGCCGCAAGTCACCATGGTGCCGGTATACTTGATCTTCGCCAAGCTCGGCTTGGTCGACACGCTCACGCCCTTGTGGCTGCCTTCACTGTTCGGCACGGCGTTCTACATTTTTCTGTTGCGGCAATTCTTCAAAGGGCTGCCGCGCGAACTGTTCGAGGCCGCGGAGATCGACGGCGCCAGCTCCTGGCGCACCTACTTCACCATTGCCCTGCCGCTGGTGCGCCCGGCTTTGATCGCTGTCATCATCCTGCAGTTCATGGCCTCGTGGAACGACTTTTTGAATCCCCTGATCTATTTGCAGGATCAGGCGCTCTACACGCTCTCGCTGGGCTTGCAGGCCTTTTCCTCGCGCTACGGCGAAACCGAATGGGGGCCGCTGACCGCCGCCTCGCTGCTGATGATCATTCCGGTGTTCACACTCTTTTTCACCGCGCAGAAATACTTTATTCAGGGGATTGCCCTGGCGGGCATGAAGGAGTGA
- a CDS encoding ABC transporter permease, producing MLKHYLTIALRNLAKHKGYTFINLSGLALGLACCFFILLYVRQERSFDRFHQHAPRLYRLLHAAREGEPERSAISASGYATHLKQEFPELEVVRFFTANSRANLKAGSETRTVDGFFYADSAVFRVFTFPLRQGDPATALAAPNTMVLSPAAAAAWFGRDNPVGKTLTLLRGDLKLDLRITGVLQPLPKNSHLQFDYLTSFHTITAFMGEQALAEYTNFNYYTYLLLPAGAAPENYTSRFPEFLQKYRNAEAANSTALALQPITDIHLTTEVRWDIGSNSDKRHLYIFSALAVLILFIACINFVNLATARAAQRAKEIGVRKVVGADRGTLLLQLFGESLLAGICAVGLALALLQTAAPLAGELGGGKLAVEVFANPGLLLLLAGIGLAASVLAAIYPAVILSGFDPAKVLKGLVTRGAQGAALRKGLIVAQFSIAVFLLIAILTVRDQLAYMKTHELGFDKEQVLHLNLSGAAKQRFAAFRQSLLAHPGVRNVALVANVPGRVGTSRGYVWPGKEEPETRSFYTMLVDEETVPTLGLQIMQGRNFSREFSTDAGHAYILNETAVRELGWEDPVGRPFRVWDEEMGQVIGVVKDFHFKSLHQKIEPLVLDIKPEWSWSAAIRLAPQQTAAALPFLAEQWRACEPDLPLDYRFLDADFDRLYQTEERLGRLFSAFTFLAFFVACLGLLGLASFTAEQRTKEIGIRKVLGATVPSILLLLSKEFSRLVLLAFALAVPVAYYATDTWLENFAYRLDLGPRPFLLGGGLALAIALLTVSLQATKAAVANPVKALRYE from the coding sequence ATGCTGAAACATTACCTGACGATTGCTTTGCGCAACCTGGCCAAGCACAAGGGCTACACCTTCATCAACCTCAGCGGGCTGGCCCTCGGCCTGGCGTGCTGCTTCTTCATCCTGCTTTACGTCCGCCAGGAGCGCAGTTTTGACCGCTTTCACCAGCATGCGCCCCGCCTCTATCGCCTGCTGCATGCTGCCCGCGAGGGCGAGCCGGAGCGCTCGGCGATCAGCGCCTCCGGCTATGCCACGCATCTGAAGCAGGAGTTTCCCGAGCTTGAAGTGGTGCGGTTCTTCACGGCCAACAGCCGCGCCAATCTCAAAGCGGGCAGCGAAACGCGCACGGTGGACGGGTTTTTCTATGCGGACTCTGCGGTGTTTCGCGTCTTCACTTTTCCACTGCGCCAGGGTGATCCCGCCACCGCGCTGGCCGCGCCCAACACCATGGTGCTGTCGCCGGCAGCGGCTGCAGCCTGGTTTGGCCGCGACAATCCCGTAGGCAAAACGCTGACGCTGTTGCGCGGTGATTTGAAGCTGGATCTCAGAATCACCGGCGTGCTGCAGCCGCTCCCCAAGAACTCGCATCTGCAGTTTGACTATCTGACCTCATTCCACACGATTACCGCCTTCATGGGGGAACAGGCGCTGGCGGAATACACGAATTTCAACTACTACACCTATCTTTTGCTGCCCGCCGGCGCCGCGCCGGAGAACTACACCAGTCGCTTTCCCGAGTTTCTGCAGAAATATCGCAATGCCGAGGCCGCCAACTCCACCGCGCTGGCGCTGCAGCCGATTACCGACATTCATCTCACCACTGAGGTGCGCTGGGACATCGGCAGCAACAGCGATAAACGCCACCTCTACATTTTCTCCGCCTTGGCTGTGCTCATTCTGTTCATCGCCTGCATCAATTTCGTGAATCTGGCCACGGCACGGGCGGCGCAACGCGCGAAAGAGATCGGCGTGCGCAAAGTCGTGGGCGCCGATCGGGGGACGCTGCTGCTGCAGTTGTTCGGGGAATCGCTGCTCGCCGGCATCTGCGCGGTCGGGTTGGCGCTGGCTCTCCTGCAAACGGCAGCGCCGCTCGCCGGCGAACTGGGGGGCGGAAAGCTGGCAGTGGAGGTGTTCGCCAATCCCGGCTTGTTGCTGTTGCTGGCGGGTATCGGCTTGGCGGCGAGCGTGCTGGCCGCGATCTATCCGGCGGTGATTCTCTCGGGATTCGACCCGGCGAAAGTTCTGAAAGGCCTGGTCACCCGCGGCGCCCAAGGCGCGGCGCTGCGCAAGGGCTTGATCGTCGCGCAATTCAGCATCGCAGTTTTCCTGTTGATCGCGATTCTCACCGTCCGCGATCAACTTGCCTACATGAAAACGCATGAGCTGGGCTTCGACAAGGAACAGGTGCTCCATCTCAATCTCAGCGGCGCGGCTAAACAGCGCTTCGCGGCGTTTCGACAATCACTGTTGGCGCATCCCGGCGTGCGCAACGTTGCGCTGGTGGCCAACGTGCCCGGCCGCGTCGGCACCAGCCGCGGCTACGTCTGGCCCGGCAAGGAAGAGCCGGAAACCAGAAGCTTCTACACCATGCTGGTGGATGAGGAAACCGTGCCCACCCTCGGCTTGCAGATCATGCAGGGCCGCAACTTCTCCCGCGAGTTTTCCACCGATGCTGGACACGCTTACATTTTGAATGAAACCGCCGTGCGCGAATTGGGATGGGAAGATCCGGTCGGCCGCCCGTTTCGGGTGTGGGATGAAGAGATGGGTCAGGTGATCGGGGTGGTGAAGGATTTCCATTTCAAATCACTGCATCAAAAAATCGAGCCGCTGGTGTTGGATATCAAGCCCGAGTGGTCGTGGAGCGCGGCGATTCGCCTGGCGCCGCAGCAAACTGCGGCTGCGCTACCGTTCCTCGCCGAACAGTGGCGGGCCTGCGAGCCGGATTTGCCCTTGGACTATCGTTTTCTCGATGCCGACTTTGACCGGCTCTATCAAACCGAAGAACGCCTGGGCCGGCTGTTCAGCGCGTTCACGTTTCTCGCCTTCTTCGTGGCTTGTTTGGGGCTGCTGGGACTGGCTTCCTTCACGGCCGAGCAGCGCACCAAGGAAATCGGCATTCGCAAAGTGCTGGGCGCTACCGTGCCGTCCATTCTGCTGCTGCTCTCCAAAGAATTCAGCCGGCTGGTGCTGCTCGCGTTTGCGCTGGCCGTGCCCGTGGCATATTACGCCACCGATACCTGGTTGGAAAATTTTGCCTATCGCCTGGACTTGGGTCCTCGCCCCTTTTTACTCGGCGGCGGGCTGGCTTTGGCCATTGCTCTTTTGACGGTGAGCTTACAGGCGACCAAGGCCGCGGTGGCGAATCCCGTCAAGGCGCTGCGCTACGAGTAA
- a CDS encoding peptidylprolyl isomerase, giving the protein MRLTTIPMVGMMKTVPILSKIRFAGWISAACMLVLAACQGERPPLVAEWREIKITQSDFERSYFQYWQTTSAPDSPALRRQFAQQMIEQELIAHVGMAKGLHQTAEVQRPLQRDFRRFLRRRYLEVTLKDTIAAPTAAEIAVARQRQNTQLRVRQLFARSEEEMQSLRQQLQQGVPFEALAAATLPDSALAAAGGDLGWLGWGDTDLPVEEALYQLERGEISPPVQSLMGWHVFRVDSIRTTLRFGEVTPWEREDLYQRLLSRRLDMAAARHLRELVWNKPLVVNMAVLGRVWEYLAPILQHSTQPRWPQALQEIERKPPLDSFQEIAATVAGEPFTVQEFFEALPELPRHLLQPNLKKALEVALRDKILTTTAQAGGFANDPVVREKARRAELQYAYHATLAAQDSVTDAAAALHEFYAKHRARYGERVESEVYEILVAQRDSALAIAKAIQAGSDFGEMARRYSRRAATRERGGFLGVISDQESAFGQQAARLQSGNLYAPLATAEGYSIIRIGRQNRRAPKWEEIEARVREDWQRSAWQSRQQSLLPADYRPEAIKFYEENLTQALRQRGTVF; this is encoded by the coding sequence ATGCGATTGACAACGATTCCCATGGTTGGCATGATGAAAACCGTTCCAATCCTGTCTAAAATCCGGTTCGCCGGCTGGATCAGCGCTGCGTGCATGCTCGTTCTCGCGGCGTGCCAGGGCGAGCGCCCGCCGTTAGTGGCGGAATGGCGGGAAATCAAGATCACCCAGTCCGATTTCGAGAGATCCTACTTTCAGTATTGGCAAACCACCAGCGCGCCCGATTCACCGGCGTTGCGCCGTCAGTTCGCGCAACAAATGATCGAACAGGAATTGATCGCGCACGTGGGCATGGCTAAAGGACTGCACCAAACCGCCGAAGTGCAGCGGCCCCTGCAGCGGGATTTCAGGCGCTTTCTGCGGCGGCGCTATCTCGAAGTGACGCTCAAGGACACCATCGCCGCGCCGACTGCAGCCGAAATCGCTGTCGCCCGGCAGCGGCAAAACACACAACTGCGCGTGCGGCAGTTGTTCGCCAGATCCGAAGAAGAAATGCAAAGCCTGAGGCAGCAGTTGCAGCAGGGCGTTCCCTTTGAAGCATTGGCAGCGGCCACCCTCCCCGACAGCGCGCTGGCCGCGGCCGGCGGGGATCTCGGCTGGCTCGGTTGGGGCGACACCGATCTGCCGGTGGAGGAGGCGCTTTATCAGCTCGAGCGCGGCGAGATTTCGCCGCCGGTGCAATCGTTGATGGGCTGGCATGTTTTCCGCGTGGATTCGATTCGCACCACGCTGCGCTTCGGCGAGGTAACCCCGTGGGAGCGGGAGGATCTTTACCAACGCCTGCTCAGCCGGCGGTTGGATATGGCCGCCGCCCGGCATTTGCGCGAGCTGGTGTGGAACAAACCGCTGGTGGTGAACATGGCCGTGCTCGGCCGCGTGTGGGAATATCTCGCGCCCATCCTGCAGCATTCGACGCAGCCGCGCTGGCCGCAGGCCTTGCAGGAGATCGAGCGCAAGCCGCCACTCGATTCGTTTCAGGAGATTGCGGCCACGGTGGCAGGCGAGCCGTTCACGGTGCAGGAATTCTTCGAGGCGCTGCCGGAGTTGCCGCGCCACTTGTTGCAGCCGAATTTGAAGAAAGCATTGGAAGTGGCGCTGCGTGATAAAATCTTGACGACAACCGCCCAAGCCGGCGGCTTCGCCAATGATCCGGTGGTGCGCGAGAAGGCCCGGCGCGCCGAGCTGCAGTACGCCTACCACGCGACCCTGGCCGCGCAAGACTCGGTTACCGATGCAGCGGCGGCGCTGCACGAATTCTATGCCAAACACCGCGCGCGCTACGGCGAGCGAGTCGAATCCGAAGTGTATGAGATTCTGGTTGCGCAGCGCGATTCCGCACTGGCCATCGCCAAGGCCATTCAAGCCGGCAGCGATTTTGGTGAAATGGCTCGGCGTTATTCCCGGCGGGCCGCAACACGGGAGCGCGGCGGTTTTCTGGGAGTGATTTCAGATCAGGAAAGCGCTTTTGGACAGCAGGCCGCGCGACTGCAGTCCGGCAATCTTTATGCGCCGTTGGCAACAGCGGAGGGATACAGCATCATACGCATTGGCCGGCAGAATCGCCGCGCGCCGAAATGGGAGGAGATCGAAGCACGCGTGCGCGAAGACTGGCAGCGGTCCGCGTGGCAAAGCAGGCAGCAAAGCCTGTTGCCCGCGGACTACCGCCCAGAAGCCATCAAGTTCTATGAAGAGAATCTCACCCAAGCCCTCCGGCAGCGGGGCACGGTGTTTTAG
- a CDS encoding serine hydrolase has translation MTTLLRGRIAVLVLLLWVLPLCAQEAGRFAGAIKTIEQTVAKQMASDRTPAVSIAFMKDDFQWARGFGWADLENQVPATEKSMYRLASVTKPMTAAAILQLAEHGRIDLDREVQAYVPYFPQKAWPVTVRQLLGHLGGISHYKNAAAELHITAPKSTREAIAIFQDFDLVAEPGTRYNYSSYGYNLLGAVIEGASGMSYGEYMRQHVWEPLGMHDTRLDDPYDLIPHRVRGYQLVEGEIKNSEFVNLSSRFAAGGTRSTVLDMVKFAHGLNTGKLLSRASLEQMYEAMATKDGRLTDYGMGWGTGHSLGHFMVRHSGGQQETRTMLYNYPCCNFIVAVACNFESANPAAYANLVVAAVLEEPANIVAYAPDKVSDAILLGLREVFASGLNDFQRFGKATSEDPAELAQAFSYFNQHVSPPALQRDHAAALQKIREGRHPVAQQAFSKIGSYMAARLKAKAGAVRLESYHQTGAIPFFHDYIALYQQDARHPATFRFHAAFEKSVQRWQRDWQRTWTPEVRALALAPRSDFAAVQAHLQKLFAGAQIYPSFISEFDEAIVQYMLRGEHEKALAAGETGTALYPSSDALLAGHGVALALFGAKEKGLARIKQAAARNPQGSAGAEGLNRLAYELAGRGQLDQGMALLQIAVELYPQTANLYDSLGEFHLQKGDRQQAITYYQKALEIDPNFQNAKAMLEKITK, from the coding sequence ATGACAACTCTGTTGCGAGGCCGCATTGCCGTGCTGGTGCTGCTGCTTTGGGTGTTGCCGCTGTGCGCGCAGGAAGCCGGCCGCTTTGCCGGGGCCATCAAAACCATCGAGCAGACGGTGGCAAAGCAAATGGCAAGTGATCGGACTCCCGCGGTTTCCATTGCCTTCATGAAAGATGATTTTCAGTGGGCGCGGGGATTCGGCTGGGCGGACTTGGAGAATCAAGTGCCGGCCACGGAAAAATCCATGTATCGTCTCGCCTCGGTCACCAAGCCTATGACCGCGGCGGCGATCCTGCAATTGGCGGAGCACGGCCGGATCGATCTCGATCGCGAGGTGCAGGCATACGTGCCCTATTTCCCGCAAAAGGCCTGGCCGGTCACGGTGCGCCAGCTTCTCGGCCATCTCGGCGGCATCAGCCATTACAAGAATGCCGCGGCAGAGCTGCATATCACCGCGCCGAAGTCGACGCGCGAGGCCATCGCCATCTTCCAGGATTTTGATTTGGTCGCCGAGCCGGGTACGCGCTACAACTATTCCAGCTACGGCTACAATCTGCTCGGCGCGGTGATTGAAGGCGCCTCCGGCATGTCGTATGGTGAATACATGCGTCAGCATGTTTGGGAGCCGCTGGGCATGCACGACACTCGCCTCGATGATCCCTATGATTTGATTCCGCACCGCGTGCGCGGCTATCAACTCGTCGAAGGCGAGATCAAGAATTCCGAGTTTGTCAACCTCAGCAGCCGCTTTGCCGCGGGCGGCACGCGCAGTACGGTGTTGGACATGGTCAAGTTTGCGCACGGCCTGAACACCGGCAAGCTGCTTTCCCGCGCCAGCCTCGAGCAGATGTATGAAGCCATGGCGACCAAAGACGGTCGCCTCACCGACTACGGCATGGGCTGGGGCACGGGCCATAGTCTCGGCCACTTCATGGTGCGCCACAGCGGCGGTCAGCAGGAGACACGCACCATGCTTTACAATTATCCGTGCTGCAATTTCATCGTTGCGGTTGCCTGCAATTTCGAAAGCGCCAATCCGGCGGCCTATGCCAACCTCGTGGTGGCCGCCGTTTTGGAAGAACCCGCCAATATCGTGGCCTACGCGCCCGACAAAGTCAGCGACGCCATCTTGCTCGGCCTGCGCGAAGTTTTTGCGAGCGGCTTGAATGACTTCCAGCGGTTCGGCAAAGCAACGAGCGAGGATCCGGCGGAGCTGGCGCAAGCGTTTTCCTATTTCAATCAGCACGTCAGCCCTCCGGCCTTGCAGCGAGATCACGCTGCGGCGCTGCAGAAAATCCGCGAGGGCCGCCATCCCGTTGCGCAGCAGGCATTCAGCAAGATCGGCTCCTACATGGCCGCGCGCCTCAAAGCAAAAGCCGGCGCAGTCCGGCTCGAGAGTTATCATCAAACCGGCGCGATTCCATTCTTCCATGACTATATCGCCCTGTACCAGCAGGATGCTCGCCACCCTGCCACCTTCCGCTTTCACGCTGCTTTCGAAAAATCAGTGCAGCGCTGGCAACGTGACTGGCAACGGACGTGGACGCCAGAAGTGCGCGCCCTGGCGCTGGCGCCGCGCTCTGATTTCGCCGCGGTGCAGGCTCATCTGCAGAAGCTGTTCGCCGGCGCGCAAATCTATCCGAGTTTCATCAGCGAATTTGATGAGGCGATCGTGCAGTACATGCTGCGCGGCGAGCACGAGAAAGCGCTGGCCGCGGGAGAAACGGGCACGGCGCTTTATCCCAGCTCGGACGCGCTCCTGGCCGGACACGGCGTCGCACTTGCTCTCTTCGGCGCGAAGGAAAAAGGCCTGGCCCGCATCAAACAGGCCGCGGCCCGCAATCCCCAAGGCTCGGCCGGCGCCGAAGGTTTGAATCGCCTCGCCTACGAGCTTGCCGGCCGCGGACAGCTTGACCAGGGCATGGCCTTGCTGCAAATCGCCGTGGAATTGTATCCTCAAACAGCCAATCTCTACGACAGTCTGGGGGAGTTTCACTTGCAGAAAGGGGACCGGCAGCAGGCAATCACCTATTACCAGAAGGCCTTGGAGATTGATCCCAACTTCCAAAACGCGAAGGCCATGCTGGAGAAAATCACAAAGTAA